In Rutidosis leptorrhynchoides isolate AG116_Rl617_1_P2 chromosome 2, CSIRO_AGI_Rlap_v1, whole genome shotgun sequence, one genomic interval encodes:
- the LOC139889569 gene encoding uncharacterized mitochondrial protein AtMg00810-like, with the protein MGEPKFFLGLQIKQLEDGTFINQQKYVHEMIKNFGMENSKPMSTPMATNVKLTLEREGEPFNSTKYRGMIGSLLYLTASQPDIMFSVCLCARFQENPKTSHVEVVKRIFRYLKGTMHLGLWHPKFTGVDIMCFADSDHRGSMIDRKSTSGVCAFVGLCLTSWFSKKQTSVALSTTEAKYVAMGREITNTRNQRITNNRQHMETRTLHEERVVHHTEEFYANLDVSNPDQVAFQLFNTPYTWSLKQFATVMAMPSNGR; encoded by the exons atgggtgaaccCAAGTTCTTTCTAGGACTACAAATCAAGCAATTAGAAGATGGAacattcatcaatcaacaaaaataCGTTCATGAAATGATCAAGAATTTTggaatggagaactcaaaaccaatGTCGACTCCGATGGCAACAAATGTGAAACTTACTTTGGAAAGAGAAGGAGAACCATTCAATAGTACTAAATATAGGGGAATGATTGGATCCCTTCTTTATTTAACGGCAAGTCAGCCCGACATCATGTTTAGCGTATGCTTATGTGCAAGATTTCAAGAAAATCCAAAGACGTCGCACGTAGAGGTcgttaaaaggatctttagatACTTAAAGGGAACAATGCATCTTGGGTTATGGCATCCAAAGTTTACTGGGGttgatattatgtgctttgcgGATTCTGATCATCGTGGATCAAtgattgatagaaagagcacaagtGGAGTATGTGCGTTCGTGGGACTTTGCTTAACGTCATGGTTCTCAAAGAAGCAAACGTCCGTTGCATTGTCTACCACCGAAGCCAAATATGTAGCCATGGGAAGA GAAATTACCAACACGAGAAATCAACGTATTACGAACAATAGGCAACACATGGAGACTAGAACACTTCATGAGGAGCGTGTTGTTCATCATACCGA GGAATTCTATGCTAATCTTGATGTTTCCAACCCCGACCAAGTGGCATTTCAACTTTTTAATACTCCTTACACTTGGTCCCTTAAACAATTTGCAACCGTTATGGCAATGCCTTCGAATGggcgttga